Sequence from the Argentina anserina chromosome 7, drPotAnse1.1, whole genome shotgun sequence genome:
attctacaaaatagaaacattgacactataaatataacccttcaacatgaagagaggggGATTTGAgactggagaagaagagagaaaatcatttgagcaagatcactctcgaaaAATCctgaagtctctcaagtccacgaagatcatcaaatccacgaagaatcgtcaagccaccaaatcgctcgttcttcatcaaatccaaatccaaactcaagtccacgaagaatcatcaagcggccaaatcgctcgttcttcatcaaatccaaatccaaatcaaactcaaattctcaaaatcaagtgcacgtcacccttgagccaagtcatatacggagatagaatcagaggagttcacaaagattgtaaccccgcgcttgatattcaataaattacattttatttgtacacgtgtttgcattctcttattggttttcagattctcgttctataGTATGTTCCATATTTTTGTCGACCAACTATTCTATATTTAGAAGTTGATCAAAATTGGGTTTGAGGGCTCAATTTGTATCGATCTTTTTGTATGGTACGGTTCATGGTCGGTATATATGATTACATTTGTATCAATTCTTCAGACAACTCAGAAAGGTATCAAGCACTCGATCCACATCTCAGGCGCCATTTGTGCTGATTGTTACGTGTGTTTTCATTTGGCATtaatgaagttttttttttttcgcacATCAATCAAAGATTTCAAGTTTCAGCATGCAATCGATCAATACATATTGGGTGTGATTGATCGCGAAGCTTTCTCTCTACCTCGAaccctaaattaattttacgaTCCAATTCAACAAAAATGTTCATCTCGCAAACCCTACTTCGAACGACAACGACCGCGGCTTATGAGCTCACTGACGACCAAACAGCGGAATACAAGCATGCTTTCAGCCTTTTGGACAAGGACGGCGACGGCTCCATCACAACTAACGAACTCGGCACTGCGATGCGCTCCCTCGGTCTGAAGCCATCTGAAGAAGAGCTGGAGGCGATGATTAACGAAGTGGACGTGGATGGAAACGGTACGATTGATTTACAAGAGTTCCTTAGCCTAATGGCCCGGAAGGTTCAGGACAATCTCTCAGAAAAACAGCTCAAGGAAGCGTTTAGGGTTTTCGATAAGGACCAGAATGGCTTCATCTCTGCCGATGAGCTTCGTCATGTTATGGCAAGCCTCGGAGAGAGTCTGACGGATCAGCAGATTGATCAGATGGTTCATGAGGCCGATATTGACGGCGACGGACAGATCAACTATCAAGAGTTTGTGAAGGTCATGTTGGCAAAGAAAGTACATAGTAGCAGCAGGGGTTCTACTAGTTCAAAGGGTCACAGAAAAACTAAGAAACGAAGTTGTAGGCAGTGCATACGCCAATGTTTCTACCTCTAGCTAGTGTAGTAAGTACTAACTTTATTGATGACAAGAAATGCCACTGTTAGTTTATACGCTAGCTTATTTATGTTCGAGTTGATACTTGATAAATAAATGGGTCAGTTGATCAAGATCTTTCTCTACGCCATATTTATATGATGAGCTATGTGATGACATTTGAATTCTTCAGACACAAGTTACTGGCAGACAATGCAACAAGGTACCAGGTTGAAGCTCGGTCACATTTGAGGTGTGTGCCCTTTTGATGTGCTTTTATTTGATATTCAGTGTTTAATTTCTTGGATTCCATATTATATTTGCTGGTTATTTCTGCTGTGTGTTCATTGTTGATCTTTTAATTCTGTTATTTTTGTATGATAGACTGCTGTATTTGGCTTGTAATATGTTGTTAGGTGACCAATAATGTTGTTGTGTTCTGcggataaaaaaaattccataATCATCATGAATTATCTCAACACTATGAGTGATCTTATTCACTAAAGTTCAGCTTGACCAAGATTGTTATATGCATCAGACTAAAGAGAATAGAGGAATATATATGCAAGACATCAAAGAA
This genomic interval carries:
- the LOC126803706 gene encoding calmodulin-like, which codes for MFISQTLLRTTTTAAYELTDDQTAEYKHAFSLLDKDGDGSITTNELGTAMRSLGLKPSEEELEAMINEVDVDGNGTIDLQEFLSLMARKVQDNLSEKQLKEAFRVFDKDQNGFISADELRHVMASLGESLTDQQIDQMVHEADIDGDGQINYQEFVKVMLAKKVHSSSRGSTSSKGHRKTKKRSCRQCIRQCFYL